The nucleotide window TATAAGAGGCATTTACAAAAGCGAACTAAACGAGTCAAGTGTAAAGGCAATAGGGCTGGCTCTTGGACGTGTAATGATGGCAAAAGGTACTAAAACTCTAAGCGTAGGGCATGATGCTAGAACACATGCTAGGCAGATTTTTAGCTGGCTAGTTAGCGGACTAAATTTAGCTGGGCTTAAGGTGTATGATATAGGATTAGTGCCTACACCGGTTGGCTATTTTAGCGTATTTACGGGTAGATTTGACGCAAATGTGATGATAACTGGCTCACACAATCCAAAAGAGTACAACGGATTTAAAATCACCATAGGCACGGATAGCTATTTTGGCGAGGATTTGCAGCTACTTTATAAAGATGTTGCTTGGCTAATGGATAAAAACGAGATGATACCAGACGATGAAAGCGCGATTAAATTTGACATAAAAAGCGAGTATGTAAACTATCTTAAGGAGCAGTTTAGCCATCTTTTTGCACTTGATTTAGATATTGTCATAGACTGCGGAAATGGAGCTGCTGGCGAGGTTGTTACAGAGCTTGTAAAGGGGCTAAATTTAAAAGCAAAAGTACTGCATCCTGAACCAGATGGGGAGTTTCCAAACCACCATCCAGATCCTAGCGAAAAGGAAAACTTAGTAGATTTGCAACGCTATTTGGATAATAATAAAGCCGAGCTTGGATTTGGATTTGATGGGGATGCTGATAGAATAGCGGTGCTAAGCAAAGATAAAAATATAAAAGGCGACGAGCTAGCCTATCTTTACTCCCTAGCGATGAAAAACCCTAGAATTTTAGGCGAGGTAAAATGCTCGCAAAATATCTACGACGCGCTTAATAAAAGAGGCAGCAAGAGCTTTATGGGAAAAACTGGACATAGCAACATCAAAAAGGCGATGAAAGAGCTTGATATAGATCTGGCCGCAGAGGTAAGTGGGCATATATTTTTTAAGGAGAGGTATTTTGGGTTTGATGATGCGATATATGCGATGCTTAGGGTACTTGAGCTAGTTTATAATGGCATAAATTTAAAAGCCGAGCTTGATAAACTGCCGATAGTTTATAGCACCGATGAGATTAAATTTCAAGCGAGTGAGGAGAGTAAATTTAAGATAATAAAGCAGCTAAAACAGCAGCTAGAAAACGGTCAAATAAGCCTACCGCAGATAAAAGAGGTCATAGATATAGACGGTGTGAGAGTACGATTTGAGCGAGGCTGGGCGCTTGTAAGGGCGAGTAATACAACACCTGTGATAGTCATGCGATTTGAGGCTGACACGAAAGCACTTTGCGATGAGCTAGCAATGAAGTTTGTAAGTGCTGTAAAGGCGATAAAGGAGCAGCTATGAATGTCGCAAATGAGAGAAAAATATGCCTAGCAGGTGGGTGCTTCTGGGGCGTGCAGGGATATTTTAACCGCATAAACGGAGTGCTTAAAAGTGAAGTTGGCTATGCAAACGGCGAGGGTATGGCGTACTACGAAGGGTTAAAATCCAGCGGACACGCTGAAGTAATCATGCTAACATATGATAGTAATATCTTAAGCCTAGCTGAAATCTTATACCGCTTTATATCCATCATAGATCCAACCTCACTAAACCGCCAAGGCAACGACATCGGTACGCAATATCGCAGTGGCATATACTACGAAAACAAAAGCGACTTAACCGTAATAAAAGCAGTCCTTGACACTATAAAGGATAAATTTAACGTACCAATTATGATTGAGTGCAAAAGGCTAGAAAACTACACAAAAGCCGAGGAATATCATCAAAACTACCTAGATAAAAACCCAAATGGATACTGCCATATCAATATTTTTAGCGCAAATGAGCCGCTTTTTATCACGCAAAAGTTTAAAATTTATGACGATTTAAAAAGCCGTCTAAGCCCACTTGAATACAGTATAACGCAGCAAAATGACACCGAACAAGCCTTTACTAGCCCACTATACGAGGAAAAATCAGAAGGGTTATACGTCGACATCACAAGCGGCGAGCCACTATTTTCTAGCATGGATAAATTTAATAGTGGCACAGGCTGGCCTAGCTTTACAAAGCCCATTAGTACGACATCGCTGGCTTATTTTGAGGATTTTACGCACGGCTTAAAACGTGTGGAGGTAAGAGCAAAAAGAAGCAACTCCCACCTAGGACACGTCTTTGACGATGGGATGGCTAGTAGGGGTGGCTTGCGGTACTGCATAAATGGGGCTAGCCTTAATTTTATCCCTAAAAATAGCCTAAAAGAGCTAGGATATGCTGAGTTTGAGCCGTTTTTAATGAAATAAAAACGTATTAAAAACTCATAAATTTTTACAAACATTTAATAAAACAGCCTTTAAATTTACCTTTTCTAGGTAGAATAACGATAAAAGTTATCAAAGTGAGGAATAATGCAAAAAAAATACAAATATTCAATCATAGCGCTACTCATAGCTGGGGCTGGATTTGGGACTTATAAGACATACTTTGACAAGGAACAAAAAATCATATACATTACCCAAAAAGCAGAAAAAGGCACTCTCGTAAAAAAGGTAGAGGCTAGCGGCGAAATATATGCGACTGAGCTAGTAGATGTCGGAGCACAGGTTGGAGGACAGATAAAAAAGCTCTATGTAAAGCTAGGCGATCACGTCAAAAAAGGAGATATGATAGCTGAAATAGATAGCTCTACCCAGCAAAATACGCTAGATAATAAAAAGGCTCAGCTTGCCATATACGAAGCGCAACTAAATAGCGCAAGAGTGGCGCAAAATACGGCGCAAGATAAATTTAACCGAGCAAATTCACTGCTTAATAAAGGAGCAAGTAGCCAGCAAAGCTATGACGAGGCAAAATCAGCTCTAGCTGCTGCAAACGCAAGTGTAAAAGAGCTAGAAGCACAGGTAAAACAGGCTAAAATAGCACTAAGCACAGCTCAAATCGACCTAGGGTATACAAAAATAAAAGCACCAAGAGACGGCGAGATAGTATCAGTACGCGTAGAGGAAGGACAGACACTAAACTCAGCGCAAACTGCTCCAACCATAGTAAATATTGCAGATTTAAGCCACGTAAAAATGAAAATCCAAATAGCAGAGGGCGACATAACCAAAATAAAAGTGGGCGCACACGTAAGCTACTCGATACTAAGTGAGCCAAACAAGACATTTGAAGCTAGAATTAGCTCCATCGACCCAGCACTTACCACCCTAAGTGATGGCTCATATTCAAGTACCTCAAGTTCTAGCTCAACAAGCGCAGTGTATTATTACGCCCAAAGCATAGTTGACAACTCAGCAGGACTTCTTCGAATAGGCATGAGTACTCAAAATAGCATAGATATAGCAAAGGCTGATGATGCGATAATAATCCCAACTCTAGCCATAAAACGAGAAGGGGATAAAAAATTTGTAAGCGTACTAAAAGCTGGCGACATAGTTGAAAAACGCGAGGTAAAAACAGGCATAAGCAATAATCTAAGCACTCAAATTTTAAGCGGCATAGTAGCGGGCGAGGCGGTTATTACTGGATTTGGCAGTGAGGAAGAGATAGCCTCGATGGTAGAAAAGGCTAAAAGGTAGAAAGTGATAAAGCTAGAAAATATTAAAAAAAGCTTTAAAATAGGAGATAATGAATTTGAAGCCTTACGCGGTGTAAGTGTAGAAATAAAGCGTGGAGAGCTAGTAGCCATAATTGGGCAATCAGGAAGTGGCAAATCAACACTCATGAATATCATAGGCTGTCTTGATAGCCCAACAAGTGGCAGTTACACGCTTGATGGCGCGGATATTTCTAGATTTTCACCTGATGCACTAGCAAAACTAAGGCAGCAAAAGTTTGGCTTTATATTTCAAAGGTATAATCTGCTCGCTAGCTTAAATGTGCTTGATAACGTGGCTTTGCCTAGCATATACGCTGGAGAAAGTAGAGGCAGCAGAGAGGAGAGAGCTAGTAAAAATTTAGAAGCACTAGGACTTAGCGAAAAGGCGCAAAATTTCACAAATAAACTCTCAGGTGGACAGCAACAACGCGTGAGTATCGCTAGAGCGTTGCAAAATGGCGGAGAGATAATCCTAGCCGATGAGCCAACAGGTGCGCTAGATAGCAAAAGCGGACTAGTCGTGATGGACATACTCTCAAAACTTCACAAAAACGGACACACTATAATAATAGTAACCCACGACCCAAAAATAGCAGAGTACGCAAACCGAGTCATAGAGATAAGTGACGGGCTAATCATAAAAGACCTCGTTAAAAAAGACGAACGCAATGAGCTAGAAAAGCAAAAAGTAAGAGCAAAGCCTGCGTTTTTGGCATTTAAAGATCGCTTAGTAGAGAGTTTTAGAATGTCAATAGGTGCCATGCTAGCCCACAAGCTAAGAAGCGTGCTTACAATGCTTGGCATAATAATAGGCATAGCTGCGGTAATAAGCGTCGTCGCACTGGGGCAAGGCTCACAAGAACAGATCTTAGCTGGCATACGCAAAATAGGTACAAACACCATAGATGTACTACCTGGCAAAGGCTTTGGGGATTTAAGAGCAAATAGAGTACGAACACTAACAGTAAGCGACGCAGACACGCTATCTAAGCAGCAGTTTTTAGATGCTGTTACACCAAACACATCCACAAGTGGTACTGTTACTTTTGGCTCTACCTCACTATCTGCAACAATGCGTGGTGGTGGAGCTGATAGCCTAGAGGTAAATGGGCTA belongs to Campylobacter sp. 19-13652 and includes:
- a CDS encoding phosphomannomutase/phosphoglucomutase; this translates as MIKQIFREYDIRGIYKSELNESSVKAIGLALGRVMMAKGTKTLSVGHDARTHARQIFSWLVSGLNLAGLKVYDIGLVPTPVGYFSVFTGRFDANVMITGSHNPKEYNGFKITIGTDSYFGEDLQLLYKDVAWLMDKNEMIPDDESAIKFDIKSEYVNYLKEQFSHLFALDLDIVIDCGNGAAGEVVTELVKGLNLKAKVLHPEPDGEFPNHHPDPSEKENLVDLQRYLDNNKAELGFGFDGDADRIAVLSKDKNIKGDELAYLYSLAMKNPRILGEVKCSQNIYDALNKRGSKSFMGKTGHSNIKKAMKELDIDLAAEVSGHIFFKERYFGFDDAIYAMLRVLELVYNGINLKAELDKLPIVYSTDEIKFQASEESKFKIIKQLKQQLENGQISLPQIKEVIDIDGVRVRFERGWALVRASNTTPVIVMRFEADTKALCDELAMKFVSAVKAIKEQL
- the msrB gene encoding peptide-methionine (R)-S-oxide reductase MsrB → MNVANERKICLAGGCFWGVQGYFNRINGVLKSEVGYANGEGMAYYEGLKSSGHAEVIMLTYDSNILSLAEILYRFISIIDPTSLNRQGNDIGTQYRSGIYYENKSDLTVIKAVLDTIKDKFNVPIMIECKRLENYTKAEEYHQNYLDKNPNGYCHINIFSANEPLFITQKFKIYDDLKSRLSPLEYSITQQNDTEQAFTSPLYEEKSEGLYVDITSGEPLFSSMDKFNSGTGWPSFTKPISTTSLAYFEDFTHGLKRVEVRAKRSNSHLGHVFDDGMASRGGLRYCINGASLNFIPKNSLKELGYAEFEPFLMK
- a CDS encoding efflux RND transporter periplasmic adaptor subunit, translating into MQKKYKYSIIALLIAGAGFGTYKTYFDKEQKIIYITQKAEKGTLVKKVEASGEIYATELVDVGAQVGGQIKKLYVKLGDHVKKGDMIAEIDSSTQQNTLDNKKAQLAIYEAQLNSARVAQNTAQDKFNRANSLLNKGASSQQSYDEAKSALAAANASVKELEAQVKQAKIALSTAQIDLGYTKIKAPRDGEIVSVRVEEGQTLNSAQTAPTIVNIADLSHVKMKIQIAEGDITKIKVGAHVSYSILSEPNKTFEARISSIDPALTTLSDGSYSSTSSSSSTSAVYYYAQSIVDNSAGLLRIGMSTQNSIDIAKADDAIIIPTLAIKREGDKKFVSVLKAGDIVEKREVKTGISNNLSTQILSGIVAGEAVITGFGSEEEIASMVEKAKR
- a CDS encoding MacB family efflux pump subunit, producing MIKLENIKKSFKIGDNEFEALRGVSVEIKRGELVAIIGQSGSGKSTLMNIIGCLDSPTSGSYTLDGADISRFSPDALAKLRQQKFGFIFQRYNLLASLNVLDNVALPSIYAGESRGSREERASKNLEALGLSEKAQNFTNKLSGGQQQRVSIARALQNGGEIILADEPTGALDSKSGLVVMDILSKLHKNGHTIIIVTHDPKIAEYANRVIEISDGLIIKDLVKKDERNELEKQKVRAKPAFLAFKDRLVESFRMSIGAMLAHKLRSVLTMLGIIIGIAAVISVVALGQGSQEQILAGIRKIGTNTIDVLPGKGFGDLRANRVRTLTVSDADTLSKQQFLDAVTPNTSTSGTVTFGSTSLSATMRGGGADSLEVNGLKLAKGRSFTKEEVDESAAVVVVDDTSVKSLFGGADPIGKRILFDRQPFIVIGVLARNENGFNDTSILRIYAPYTSVINRLTGSRYINSITARVKDDVNAQVAEKNIIALLEAKHGKKDFFTRNSDSIKQTIEETIRTMQLLISGIALISLVVGGIGVMNIMLVSVTERTKEIGIKMAIGAYARDILQQFLIEAVLLCIIGGGIGIGLAYAIGYVANDLLGYKMIFSNTSIIVALITSTAIGIIFGYMPAKNAASLNPIDALSRE